The Methanobacterium sp. BAmetb5 genome includes a region encoding these proteins:
- the fen gene encoding flap endonuclease-1, with amino-acid sequence MGVKFKDIVSSEEIRFEDLDGKVVALDAANVIYQFLSSIRQLDGTPLKDQNGRVTSHFSGILYRTSSLVEKGMKPVYVFDGQSSALKKETQQKRKEIKEESERRWKEALEEGRLDDARKFAVRSSRMSPEIVEGSKKLLKLMGIPYIQAKGEGEAQASYMVERGDAWCVASQDYDCILFGAPRMVKNLTISGGQASPEIIQLDNILKKLDVTRQQLVDLAIMVGTDFNQGIKGIGAKKGLKLIKKHGDIYHALEHLDVELDVDPDILRDMFLKHEVESHYQLKWQKANPEEIVDFLCREHDFSEDRVLTAVDKLKKLETTQSSLEQWF; translated from the coding sequence ATGGGAGTGAAATTCAAGGATATTGTGTCCTCCGAAGAAATCAGGTTTGAGGATCTTGATGGTAAAGTGGTGGCTCTGGATGCAGCGAATGTTATTTACCAGTTTCTTTCCAGTATCCGCCAGCTAGACGGCACCCCCCTCAAAGACCAGAACGGGAGAGTGACCTCGCATTTTAGTGGAATACTGTATCGTACATCTTCCCTGGTAGAAAAAGGGATGAAACCTGTTTATGTTTTTGACGGGCAGTCCAGTGCTCTTAAAAAGGAGACTCAACAGAAAAGAAAAGAAATCAAAGAGGAATCAGAACGCAGATGGAAGGAAGCTCTGGAAGAAGGGCGTTTGGATGATGCCCGAAAATTTGCGGTGAGATCTTCACGCATGTCTCCCGAAATCGTGGAAGGGTCCAAAAAACTTCTTAAACTCATGGGAATCCCTTATATCCAGGCTAAAGGGGAAGGAGAAGCCCAGGCCTCTTATATGGTGGAACGTGGTGATGCCTGGTGTGTGGCCTCCCAGGATTACGATTGTATTCTATTCGGAGCTCCCCGTATGGTTAAGAACCTGACCATCAGTGGGGGGCAGGCCTCTCCGGAAATCATCCAGCTGGATAATATCCTGAAAAAACTGGATGTAACCCGTCAGCAACTGGTGGATCTGGCCATAATGGTGGGTACGGATTTCAACCAGGGAATCAAGGGTATTGGGGCAAAGAAGGGTTTGAAACTCATTAAAAAACACGGCGACATATACCATGCCCTGGAACATCTGGATGTGGAGCTGGATGTTGATCCTGATATTTTGCGGGATATGTTCCTCAAACATGAAGTTGAATCCCATTACCAGTTGAAATGGCAGAAGGCCAATCCGGAAGAAATTGTGGATTTCTTGTGCCGAGAACATGATTTTTCCGAGGACCGGGTTTTAACTGCCGTGGACAAACTGAAAAAACTGGAAACCACCCAAAGCAGCCTGGAACAGTGGTTCTAG
- the ahcY gene encoding adenosylhomocysteinase, which produces MPYKVKSMDLAPQGKKKIEWVQRHMPVLETIKKRFEEEKPFEGITIGSCLHLEPKTINLGLTLQAGGAEVAMTGCNPLSTQDDATAAGASLGLNMYGWREQTNEEYYQTINMVLDHEPDIIIDDGADMIFMIHKKRRDVLDKIKGACEETTTGIHRLKSMHADGALEFPVIAVNDAYTKYLFDNRYGTGQSTFDSIMGSTNILIAGKNVVVCGYGWCGRGIAMRAQGLGANVIVTEVDPIRALEARMDGYRVMTVHEAVKHADILVTATGNVDIVSGDDFKVMKDGCIMANSGHFNVEINREDLDQMAIEQKKMKPDIDEFVMEDGRRVYLLADGRLVNLAGERGQGHPAEIMDLSFAMQALSAEQLVNTPMEIGVHKTPDEADMRVARLKLKAMGIEIDDLTEKQVEYLEGWEHGT; this is translated from the coding sequence ATGCCTTATAAAGTAAAAAGTATGGATTTAGCCCCTCAGGGTAAAAAGAAGATTGAATGGGTCCAGAGACACATGCCAGTGTTGGAGACCATTAAAAAACGTTTCGAAGAAGAAAAACCCTTTGAGGGAATCACCATAGGTTCCTGCCTGCACCTGGAACCCAAAACCATCAACCTGGGTTTAACACTTCAAGCCGGAGGTGCAGAAGTGGCCATGACTGGCTGCAACCCACTCTCAACCCAGGATGATGCCACGGCCGCTGGTGCCAGTTTGGGTCTTAACATGTATGGCTGGAGAGAACAGACCAATGAGGAGTACTACCAGACCATCAACATGGTACTGGATCATGAGCCCGACATCATCATCGATGACGGAGCAGACATGATATTCATGATCCACAAAAAAAGAAGGGATGTTCTGGACAAGATCAAGGGAGCCTGTGAGGAAACCACCACTGGAATTCATCGGTTAAAGTCCATGCACGCCGATGGTGCCCTGGAATTCCCGGTGATAGCAGTAAACGATGCCTACACCAAGTACCTCTTTGACAACCGCTACGGGACTGGACAATCAACCTTTGACTCCATAATGGGATCCACCAACATTCTCATAGCTGGAAAAAATGTGGTGGTATGTGGATATGGATGGTGCGGTCGAGGAATAGCCATGCGTGCCCAGGGACTGGGAGCCAATGTAATTGTAACTGAAGTTGACCCTATAAGGGCATTGGAAGCACGAATGGATGGTTACCGGGTCATGACCGTGCATGAAGCAGTTAAACACGCGGACATCTTGGTTACGGCCACAGGAAACGTGGATATAGTCTCTGGTGATGACTTTAAGGTAATGAAGGATGGATGTATAATGGCCAACTCCGGCCACTTCAACGTGGAGATAAACCGGGAAGACCTGGACCAGATGGCAATAGAGCAGAAAAAGATGAAGCCCGACATCGATGAATTTGTAATGGAAGATGGTCGCCGAGTATATCTCCTGGCCGATGGTAGGCTGGTTAACCTGGCTGGTGAAAGAGGACAGGGGCACCCTGCTGAGATCATGGACCTGAGCTTTGCCATGCAGGCCTTATCTGCTGAACAGCTGGTAAACACCCCTATGGAAATTGGAGTTCACAAAACTCCTGATGAAGCAGACATGAGGGTGGCCAGACTTAAATTAAAAGCAATGGGCATCGAAATTGATGATTTAACCGAAAAACAGGTTGAATATCTGGAAGGATGGGAACACGGAACCTAA
- a CDS encoding DUF2119 domain-containing protein — protein sequence MAYFKIIDKGEGINRLFIGGVHGKEGLSTINALQKIRDKDVDEGKLVIHNCDTSPYRSTLDPQYYESKVGKEVLYLINHYNPQIYVEAHCYRKENYPKLTSPERWDEKGVPPLIDLGEGVLIGSASPNIRTTLFTRNDVCITLEMPCNPSKDSLNVYTDVLRIMAGSSSRDEVEKNMRKNYPTQVERASRYAQEFFGNYPPF from the coding sequence ATGGCATACTTTAAGATCATAGACAAAGGGGAAGGAATCAACCGGCTTTTTATTGGAGGAGTGCACGGTAAGGAAGGTTTAAGCACCATAAATGCCCTTCAAAAGATCCGGGATAAGGATGTGGATGAAGGTAAACTGGTGATCCATAACTGTGATACCAGTCCCTACCGGAGCACCCTCGATCCCCAGTACTATGAATCCAAGGTAGGTAAGGAAGTCCTGTACCTGATTAACCACTACAACCCCCAGATATACGTGGAAGCACATTGTTATAGGAAAGAAAACTACCCTAAACTGACTTCTCCGGAAAGATGGGATGAAAAAGGAGTTCCACCCCTTATAGATCTGGGTGAAGGTGTACTGATAGGTTCGGCCTCTCCCAACATCAGAACTACTCTTTTTACCAGAAACGATGTTTGTATCACCCTGGAAATGCCATGTAATCCATCAAAAGATTCTTTAAATGTTTACACAGATGTTTTAAGGATCATGGCTGGCTCCAGTAGCCGGGATGAGGTGGAAAAAAACATGAGAAAGAATTACCCCACCCAAGTGGAAAGGGCCAGCAGGTATGCTCAGGAGTTTTTCGGGAATTATCCTCCCTTTTAG
- a CDS encoding CDC48 family AAA ATPase: MKNEEMKLKVAEAFSQADVGRSIARIDPACMGKLDLLDGDMIEIEGRKLTATTVASSQSDIGLGIIRIDGYIRKNAGTSLGEEVTVRKAEVKEAQKVVLAPVDQKVMIRGDVRGAFRGRVLSKGDIIVTGIRQQQSTMRGSLFDEFFRDAMSDVSPMGELKLAVVATKPAGAVKITEMTDVEVQTEPVDVSKLEGVKTLVDVTYEDIGGLKEEVKKVREMIEIPLKRPELFERLGISPPKGVLMHGPPGTGKTLLAKAVANESDAHFIAIQGPEIMSKYVGGSEEKLREFFEEAEENAPSIVFIDEIDAIAPKREEVSGETERRVVAQLLTLMDGLKSRGQVVVIGATNRPDALDPALRRGGRFDREIEIGVPDKDGRQEVLQIHTRGMPLDDKVDLDEIADTTHGFVGADLEMLCKEAAMRVLRRVLPDIKADEEIPQETLKKMIIKKSDFKEALKEIQPSALREVLVQVPDIKWEDIGGLENAKQELREAVEWPLKYPESFDKFGVTPPKGVLIYGPPGTGKTLLAKAVANESQANFIAVKGPELLSKWVGESEKGVREVFRKARQTAPTVIFFDEIDSIASARSGSSTDSGVTQRVVNQLLTEIDGLEELQDVAVIAATNRVDIMDPALLRPGRFDRHVKVDDPDEKARLEIFKVHTKDMPLADDVDLEYLAKNTTKYVGADIEAVCREAVMLTLREDLKAEEVNMKSFKKAMKKVKTEEKVDMVQYH; the protein is encoded by the coding sequence ATTAAAAACGAAGAAATGAAATTAAAAGTAGCAGAAGCCTTTTCACAGGCAGATGTTGGTAGATCAATTGCTCGTATAGACCCGGCATGCATGGGGAAGCTTGATCTTCTCGACGGAGACATGATTGAAATTGAAGGTCGAAAGCTCACGGCCACTACTGTGGCCTCCTCCCAATCTGACATTGGGTTGGGTATCATAAGGATCGATGGGTACATCCGGAAAAATGCCGGAACCTCCCTGGGAGAAGAAGTTACGGTACGAAAGGCCGAAGTTAAAGAAGCACAGAAAGTGGTGCTGGCCCCGGTGGATCAGAAAGTCATGATCCGGGGTGATGTAAGGGGAGCCTTCCGTGGCCGAGTATTATCTAAAGGGGATATCATTGTAACTGGAATCCGACAACAACAGAGTACTATGAGGGGAAGCCTGTTTGACGAGTTCTTCCGCGATGCCATGTCTGATGTCAGCCCCATGGGAGAACTGAAACTGGCAGTAGTGGCCACCAAACCAGCCGGAGCCGTTAAAATCACAGAAATGACTGATGTTGAAGTTCAAACCGAACCAGTGGACGTGTCCAAACTGGAAGGAGTGAAAACCCTGGTAGATGTCACCTATGAAGACATAGGTGGCCTCAAGGAAGAAGTGAAGAAAGTCAGGGAAATGATTGAAATACCCCTGAAACGACCGGAACTCTTCGAAAGACTGGGGATATCACCACCAAAAGGAGTGTTAATGCACGGACCTCCTGGTACTGGTAAAACCTTGCTGGCCAAGGCTGTGGCTAATGAAAGTGATGCCCACTTCATTGCCATACAGGGTCCGGAGATCATGAGCAAATACGTGGGTGGATCCGAAGAAAAACTACGTGAATTCTTCGAAGAAGCAGAAGAAAACGCCCCATCCATTGTATTCATTGATGAAATAGATGCCATAGCTCCCAAAAGGGAAGAAGTCTCCGGAGAAACAGAACGACGCGTGGTTGCCCAGCTACTAACTTTAATGGATGGACTTAAAAGTAGAGGCCAAGTGGTGGTAATAGGTGCCACTAACCGACCGGATGCTCTGGATCCTGCCCTGCGCCGTGGTGGAAGATTTGACCGGGAAATAGAAATAGGAGTGCCAGACAAGGACGGACGCCAGGAAGTCCTCCAGATACACACCAGGGGAATGCCCCTGGATGACAAGGTGGATCTTGATGAAATAGCTGACACCACCCATGGTTTCGTGGGAGCAGACCTGGAAATGCTCTGTAAAGAAGCAGCAATGAGGGTTCTACGTAGAGTACTGCCGGATATCAAAGCCGATGAGGAAATACCCCAAGAAACCCTTAAAAAGATGATCATCAAGAAATCCGACTTCAAAGAAGCTTTGAAAGAAATCCAGCCATCTGCACTCCGCGAAGTCCTGGTACAGGTGCCGGATATTAAATGGGAGGATATTGGTGGCTTGGAAAACGCCAAACAGGAACTAAGAGAAGCCGTGGAATGGCCTTTAAAGTATCCAGAAAGCTTTGACAAATTCGGAGTCACACCACCCAAAGGTGTACTTATATACGGACCTCCGGGTACTGGTAAAACCTTGCTGGCCAAGGCTGTGGCCAACGAAAGTCAGGCCAACTTCATAGCAGTCAAAGGACCAGAATTACTCTCCAAATGGGTGGGAGAATCTGAAAAAGGTGTAAGGGAAGTATTCCGCAAGGCCAGGCAAACTGCACCCACCGTCATATTCTTCGACGAAATAGACAGCATAGCCTCAGCCCGGTCCGGCTCCAGCACTGACAGCGGAGTCACCCAGAGGGTGGTAAACCAGTTACTCACAGAAATTGATGGATTAGAGGAGTTACAGGACGTAGCAGTCATCGCCGCCACCAACCGGGTGGATATCATGGACCCGGCACTTTTGAGACCGGGCAGGTTTGACCGGCACGTAAAGGTAGATGACCCTGATGAAAAGGCCCGACTGGAAATATTCAAAGTACACACCAAGGACATGCCCCTGGCTGATGATGTGGACTTGGAGTACCTGGCTAAAAACACCACAAAATACGTCGGTGCAGATATTGAAGCAGTGTGCCGGGAAGCAGTCATGTTAACCCTCAGGGAAGACCTTAAGGCCGAAGAAGTCAACATGAAATCCTTCAAAAAAGCCATGAAAAAGGTCAAAACCGAGGAAAAAGTGGACATGGTGCAGTACCACTAA
- a CDS encoding prephenate dehydrogenase, with product MQVAVIGGTRGLGNWIANFLKNKGCQVTITGRNTLLGEAIATKMGVYYTSSNTQAASSAQVVIVAVPIEFTPQTIKEVAPHLQEGALLVDVTSVKELPAQIMQETVPAGVEVLPTHPMFGPRIRSLEGQVIVLTPQTRGNWYPQVVEFLRLEQARILETTPEFHDRMMSIVQGLTHFAYIAIASTIEKMEVDIKESRKFSSPVYSLMLDMIARIVAQNPYLYYSIQTQNRYIPEVHETFLETFTHLKSMIDEENQEGFVKAMSSAAKHLDDLEAALGRSDKAISALNAEVTYLKESMGQEVGLRHMYSQKIHIGVLEELNPDFVMLKENNKITRLKLSNVEVLSAEEIRQWKIDNIPLKTFDVSVIFPENSKPDLIAWNIEKIEGVVQAKVVDVYQGQQIPEGWISITITYQVVDSGLRTEVESILTTFGGKIR from the coding sequence ATGCAAGTAGCGGTTATAGGCGGAACCCGTGGACTGGGAAACTGGATTGCTAACTTTCTTAAAAACAAAGGATGCCAGGTTACCATTACTGGAAGAAACACTCTCCTGGGAGAAGCCATAGCCACTAAAATGGGAGTATACTACACCTCCAGCAATACCCAAGCAGCATCCAGTGCACAAGTGGTGATAGTGGCTGTCCCCATTGAATTCACACCCCAAACCATAAAAGAAGTGGCCCCTCATCTCCAGGAGGGGGCATTGCTGGTGGATGTGACCTCAGTTAAGGAATTACCCGCCCAGATCATGCAGGAAACAGTTCCGGCCGGAGTGGAAGTACTTCCCACCCACCCCATGTTTGGCCCCCGGATAAGGTCACTGGAGGGACAGGTGATAGTTCTCACCCCTCAAACCAGGGGGAACTGGTATCCCCAAGTGGTGGAATTTTTAAGATTAGAACAGGCGCGTATACTGGAAACCACACCTGAATTTCACGACCGGATGATGAGTATTGTACAGGGTTTAACTCATTTTGCTTACATTGCCATAGCCAGCACCATCGAAAAGATGGAAGTGGATATTAAAGAGTCACGTAAGTTCTCCAGCCCAGTTTACAGTCTCATGCTGGATATGATAGCCCGGATCGTGGCTCAAAACCCCTACCTTTACTATTCAATCCAAACTCAGAATCGATACATTCCGGAAGTCCACGAAACCTTCCTGGAAACATTCACTCATCTTAAATCAATGATCGATGAGGAGAATCAGGAGGGTTTTGTAAAAGCAATGAGTTCAGCAGCCAAACATCTGGATGATCTGGAAGCAGCCCTCGGAAGATCTGATAAGGCAATATCAGCCCTCAATGCAGAGGTAACCTACTTAAAAGAATCCATGGGGCAAGAAGTTGGTCTGAGGCATATGTACTCCCAGAAAATACACATTGGAGTCCTGGAAGAATTAAACCCTGATTTTGTAATGTTGAAGGAGAATAATAAAATTACCCGGCTTAAACTTTCTAATGTGGAGGTTTTAAGTGCAGAGGAAATTAGGCAGTGGAAAATAGATAACATTCCTTTAAAAACCTTTGATGTTTCGGTTATATTTCCAGAAAACTCTAAACCGGATTTGATTGCCTGGAATATTGAAAAAATTGAGGGTGTGGTTCAGGCTAAAGTGGTCGATGTTTATCAGGGCCAACAAATACCCGAAGGATGGATAAGCATTACCATCACCTACCAGGTTGTTGATTCTGGACTTAGAACGGAAGTGGAAAGTATATTGACCACATTCGGTGGCAAAATCAGGTAA
- a CDS encoding chorismate lyase: protein MDPKIFKGIKQIEDELGKLSSAQKILLATDGSVTTILDVLKGHVSIRTLVQEFREADEEAASLLNIKVGDTINYRVVVIEGQEPLIYAISMIPLERLDNDFKEDLIRADIPIGRILRKHDIESRREIKSVSLEEPEPEMVDIFHTNTRMLRRTYNIIHKNQILVWLMETFPHTLFED, encoded by the coding sequence ATGGACCCTAAAATCTTTAAAGGAATAAAACAGATTGAAGACGAGTTAGGAAAACTTTCCAGTGCACAGAAGATACTTCTGGCCACGGATGGATCGGTAACCACCATCCTGGACGTGCTCAAGGGACATGTTAGTATAAGGACCCTGGTTCAGGAATTCCGGGAAGCAGATGAGGAAGCTGCCTCTCTCCTAAATATTAAGGTGGGAGACACCATCAACTACCGAGTGGTGGTTATTGAGGGCCAGGAACCCCTGATATATGCCATTTCCATGATACCCCTGGAAAGATTAGATAATGATTTTAAAGAGGATTTAATCCGGGCGGATATCCCAATTGGCCGTATTCTCCGTAAACACGACATTGAATCCCGTAGGGAGATAAAATCAGTTTCACTGGAAGAACCAGAGCCAGAAATGGTGGATATCTTCCACACCAACACCCGGATGTTAAGGAGGACCTACAACATAATCCACAAAAACCAGATACTGGTGTGGTTAATGGAAACCTTCCCCCATACCCTGTTTGAAGATTAA
- a CDS encoding DUF2119 domain-containing protein: METTYSWENSVKGGTSRLLVGGIHGKEGSSTIQVIEVAKDINVPEGRWALYNFPPSPYLSTLDPLYYLSLAGSKLVSIIQENKPEIFLELHCYHQDSYFKLTRGDRKDFFGVPGLVELENGVLMGSVSPLIRSVFFALNDFPFVLEMPCNPSKEALKSCQRIMEIIASSSNRGEILQKLGQIYPRQVQQLDDYFKEYTDNFHPAFVEIKKRAMETDLKSYQDLDKLITEMVKQEGYDLNPRQVKQLEGAFLIFKEYNSFRCGKTPKI, translated from the coding sequence ATGGAAACGACCTATTCGTGGGAAAATAGCGTTAAAGGTGGAACTTCCCGCCTGTTAGTGGGTGGAATACACGGCAAAGAGGGTTCGAGTACTATCCAGGTCATTGAGGTTGCTAAAGATATCAATGTCCCGGAAGGACGCTGGGCACTCTACAATTTCCCTCCCAGTCCCTACCTGAGCACCTTGGATCCCCTTTATTATCTTTCTCTTGCAGGTAGCAAACTGGTGAGCATCATTCAGGAGAATAAACCAGAAATATTCCTGGAACTGCACTGTTACCATCAAGATAGTTATTTTAAACTCACCAGAGGAGACAGAAAGGATTTTTTCGGAGTTCCCGGCCTGGTGGAACTTGAAAATGGAGTGTTGATGGGTTCTGTTTCTCCCCTGATTCGTTCAGTATTTTTTGCTCTTAATGATTTCCCTTTTGTCCTTGAAATGCCCTGCAACCCATCTAAAGAAGCATTAAAAAGCTGTCAGAGGATCATGGAGATAATTGCCAGCTCCAGCAACCGCGGAGAGATACTGCAAAAACTGGGCCAAATTTACCCCCGGCAGGTCCAGCAACTGGATGATTATTTTAAAGAATATACTGATAATTTCCATCCTGCTTTCGTGGAAATTAAAAAGAGGGCCATGGAAACTGATTTAAAGAGTTATCAGGACCTGGATAAATTAATAACTGAAATGGTAAAGCAGGAGGGTTATGATTTAAATCCTCGACAGGTAAAACAGTTAGAAGGGGCATTTCTGATTTTTAAGGAATACAACTCATTCCGGTGTGGTAAAACACCTAAAATTTGA
- the hacA gene encoding homoaconitase large subunit codes for MNITEKILARASGAKEVQPGEIIEVEVDLAMSHDGTSPPTINTFNKIADQVWDPDKIVMVYDHNLPANTMGSAEFQRVTRDFARAQGIKNLYTHGEGICHQVLPEEGFIKPGMVVVGADSHTCTYGAFGAFATGMGATDVAVVYATGKTWFMVPGAFQIEVDGILREHVTAKDLILHIIGSIGSYGATYKTLEFCGSTVQDMDVAGRMTMCNMAVESGAKNGIMEPNQSVLKYLKERNVENFQIFTSDPDSIYEKTLHFSVDDLEPQVACPHNVDNVHPVSHVSGESIDQAFIGSCTNGRLEDLRMAAQVLENEKVHPDVRLIVSPASRRIYQTAIAEGIIETFLDAGAIIINPGCGPCLGAHMGVLTAGEVCISTTNRNFVGRMGDPLSEVYLANPAVVAYSAIHGEIRNPSE; via the coding sequence ATGAATATCACTGAAAAAATACTTGCCAGAGCTTCTGGAGCAAAAGAAGTTCAACCCGGAGAGATCATTGAAGTAGAGGTTGATCTGGCCATGAGCCACGATGGAACCTCCCCACCTACCATAAACACCTTCAACAAGATCGCCGACCAGGTCTGGGATCCAGATAAAATCGTCATGGTCTACGACCACAACCTACCGGCTAATACCATGGGTTCGGCTGAATTCCAGAGAGTGACCAGGGATTTTGCCCGGGCACAGGGAATTAAAAATCTTTACACTCATGGAGAAGGAATATGCCACCAGGTACTCCCGGAAGAGGGTTTCATCAAGCCCGGTATGGTAGTGGTGGGTGCTGATTCTCACACCTGTACTTACGGAGCCTTTGGAGCCTTTGCCACAGGTATGGGTGCCACTGATGTGGCTGTGGTCTACGCAACCGGTAAAACCTGGTTTATGGTTCCCGGAGCATTCCAGATTGAAGTGGATGGAATTTTAAGGGAACATGTTACTGCCAAAGACCTGATTCTCCATATAATAGGGAGTATAGGTTCCTACGGTGCCACCTACAAGACCCTTGAATTCTGTGGCAGCACAGTTCAGGACATGGATGTGGCGGGCAGAATGACCATGTGTAATATGGCGGTGGAATCCGGGGCGAAAAATGGGATAATGGAACCCAACCAGTCTGTTTTAAAATATTTAAAGGAGCGAAATGTGGAAAATTTCCAGATATTCACTTCGGATCCTGATTCTATCTACGAAAAAACACTACACTTCTCGGTGGATGACCTGGAACCCCAGGTCGCCTGCCCCCATAATGTGGATAATGTCCACCCTGTTTCCCATGTTTCTGGAGAATCAATTGACCAGGCCTTCATTGGTTCCTGTACCAATGGTCGGCTGGAAGACCTGCGCATGGCTGCCCAGGTACTGGAAAATGAGAAAGTTCATCCAGATGTTAGACTCATCGTGTCACCGGCTTCTCGCCGAATCTATCAGACAGCAATAGCTGAAGGGATCATTGAAACATTCCTGGATGCTGGAGCCATTATCATTAATCCCGGATGTGGGCCCTGCTTAGGGGCCCATATGGGTGTTTTAACTGCCGGAGAGGTGTGCATCTCCACCACCAACCGTAACTTCGTGGGACGTATGGGAGATCCCCTATCTGAGGTGTACCTGGCCAACCCGGCAGTGGTGGCTTACTCTGCTATTCACGGTGAAATAAGAAACCCTAGTGAATAA
- a CDS encoding homocitrate synthase family protein yields the protein MKHFVSPFNQAVDLKFPEKITIYDTTLRDGEQTPGVCLRTAEKLKIARKLDELRIHQIEAGFPVVSNEEKRSVTTIANEGLNANILALCRTKKEDIDTALDCNVDGIITFLGTSALHLKHKLKVNQEDALNICMNAIEYAKDHGLFVAFSAEDATRTDLNFLKSVYKRAEDYGADRVHIADTVGAISPQGMDYLVRELKKDINIEIALHCHNDFGMALTNSIAGLLAGASAVSTTVNGIGERAGNTSLEEMVMTLLLIYGVDLDFNIEVFYELSQMVEELTNMKVPNNKPIVGKNVFRHESGIHVDAVIEEPLTYEPFLPELIGHQRQIVLGKHSGCRAVKAKLDECGIAVSKDELCKIVGKVKEKREEGKYINDKVFNEIVRSVRGPFEF from the coding sequence TTGAAACATTTCGTGAGTCCCTTTAACCAGGCAGTTGATTTAAAATTTCCAGAAAAAATCACTATCTATGACACTACACTACGTGATGGTGAACAAACGCCAGGTGTCTGTCTTAGAACAGCAGAAAAGCTTAAAATAGCACGAAAACTCGATGAATTGAGAATACACCAAATAGAAGCTGGTTTCCCTGTTGTATCCAATGAAGAAAAGCGTTCAGTAACCACCATTGCCAATGAAGGTTTAAATGCCAATATACTGGCCCTCTGCCGTACCAAAAAAGAAGATATCGACACGGCACTGGACTGTAATGTAGATGGAATAATCACCTTCCTCGGCACTTCCGCCCTCCACCTTAAGCATAAACTTAAAGTGAACCAGGAAGACGCCCTTAACATCTGTATGAATGCCATTGAATATGCCAAAGACCACGGACTCTTTGTGGCCTTCTCGGCAGAAGATGCCACCCGAACTGATCTGAACTTCCTGAAGAGTGTTTACAAAAGAGCAGAAGATTATGGTGCAGACCGTGTACACATAGCCGACACCGTAGGGGCCATAAGTCCCCAGGGTATGGATTACCTGGTTCGTGAGTTGAAAAAGGATATAAACATAGAAATAGCTTTACATTGCCACAATGATTTTGGAATGGCCTTAACTAACAGTATTGCAGGTTTACTGGCTGGTGCCAGTGCAGTGTCCACTACTGTTAACGGAATAGGGGAAAGAGCAGGTAATACATCCCTGGAAGAAATGGTAATGACCCTTTTACTCATATACGGAGTGGATCTGGATTTCAACATAGAGGTGTTCTACGAGCTATCCCAGATGGTGGAAGAACTAACCAACATGAAAGTTCCCAACAACAAACCCATTGTGGGTAAAAATGTGTTCCGACACGAATCAGGCATACATGTAGACGCAGTTATTGAAGAACCCCTAACCTATGAACCTTTCCTACCCGAACTCATTGGTCACCAGAGACAGATCGTGCTGGGTAAACATTCCGGATGCCGGGCAGTAAAAGCCAAACTGGATGAATGCGGGATCGCGGTTAGTAAAGATGAACTGTGCAAGATCGTGGGAAAGGTAAAGGAAAAAAGGGAAGAAGGGAAATACATCAATGATAAAGTTTTCAATGAAATTGTACGCTCAGTCCGAGGGCCATTTGAGTTCTAA
- the cyaB gene encoding class IV adenylate cyclase, with amino-acid sequence MIEVEVKAHAPEDQDALVKKLVKIGAKRVGEEYQEDVYFNAPHRDFAQTDEALRIRKVQQGDSEDLFITYKGAKMDEVSKTRKEVEVGVEDSAKVADIFQSLSFRPVATVRKNRTIYNLNDLVITLDQVQGVGSFVEIEKEIEEGEDTKEALDEIFTTYSQIGIEKGFERRSYLELMELP; translated from the coding sequence ATGATAGAAGTGGAAGTAAAAGCCCATGCACCTGAAGATCAAGATGCACTGGTAAAAAAACTAGTTAAAATTGGGGCTAAAAGAGTGGGAGAAGAATATCAGGAAGATGTTTACTTTAATGCCCCTCATAGAGATTTTGCCCAGACTGACGAAGCCCTCCGAATAAGGAAAGTTCAACAGGGAGATTCCGAAGACCTGTTCATAACCTACAAGGGTGCCAAAATGGATGAAGTAAGCAAAACCCGTAAGGAAGTTGAAGTGGGGGTTGAAGACTCTGCTAAAGTTGCGGATATCTTTCAAAGTCTAAGTTTCCGTCCGGTGGCTACTGTCCGGAAAAATAGAACTATCTACAACCTTAATGATCTGGTAATAACCCTGGACCAGGTTCAGGGAGTGGGTAGTTTTGTGGAAATTGAAAAGGAAATTGAAGAGGGTGAGGACACTAAAGAAGCACTAGATGAAATTTTCACCACTTATTCCCAGATAGGCATAGAAAAAGGTTTTGAAAGGAGATCCTACTTGGAACTCATGGAACTCCCCTAA